One Undibacter mobilis genomic region harbors:
- the ubiV gene encoding ubiquinone anaerobic biosynthesis protein UbiV: MEIMVEAGASEVTLGPVLFNWAPERWRDFYFHIADEAPVEIVYLGEVICSKRAPLFEPHLEAVATRLAAAGKTVVFSTLTEVMSKLDRKLVESAGSGDLVEANDASAFPYLQGRPHHVGPFINVYNERTLAVLARGGACNVCLPVEMPAAAIRTLAAAAGRLDVTVEVQVFGRMPLALSARCYHARAHGRTKDSCQFVCENDPDGMVLSTLENKPFLTVNGIQTLSYDYLDLSGDLATLQDMGVRRFRISPHSCDMVAVASIFRAALDGRIDAQEAHAQLEALRLQAPFSNGFFHGRVGNRWNWPAMH; the protein is encoded by the coding sequence ATGGAGATAATGGTGGAGGCAGGCGCAAGCGAAGTCACGCTGGGACCGGTGTTGTTCAACTGGGCGCCCGAACGATGGCGGGATTTCTATTTCCACATCGCCGACGAAGCGCCGGTCGAGATCGTTTATCTCGGCGAAGTCATCTGCTCCAAACGTGCGCCGCTGTTCGAGCCGCATCTGGAGGCGGTCGCAACGCGGCTGGCGGCGGCCGGCAAGACGGTGGTGTTCTCGACGCTGACCGAAGTAATGTCCAAGCTCGACCGCAAACTGGTGGAAAGCGCTGGCAGCGGCGATCTGGTCGAGGCCAACGACGCCTCCGCCTTCCCGTATTTGCAGGGACGGCCGCATCATGTCGGGCCGTTCATCAATGTCTACAACGAGCGCACGCTGGCCGTTCTGGCGCGCGGCGGCGCCTGCAATGTCTGCCTGCCGGTGGAAATGCCGGCCGCCGCCATCCGCACCCTGGCCGCGGCGGCCGGGAGGCTCGACGTCACGGTGGAAGTGCAAGTCTTTGGCCGCATGCCTTTGGCCCTGTCCGCGCGCTGCTATCACGCCCGCGCCCATGGCCGTACCAAGGATAGCTGCCAGTTCGTTTGCGAGAACGATCCCGACGGGATGGTGCTCAGCACGTTGGAGAACAAGCCGTTCCTGACGGTCAATGGCATCCAGACCCTGTCCTACGACTATCTCGACCTGAGCGGTGATCTTGCGACGTTACAGGACATGGGCGTACGCCGCTTCCGCATCTCGCCGCACAGCTGCGACATGGTTGCGGTCGCGAGCATCTTCCGCGCCGCGCTCGATGGCCGCATCGACGCTCAGGAGGCTCACGCACAACTCGAAGCCCTCAGACTTCAGGCGCCGTTCTCGAACGGATTCTTCCACGGCAGGGTCGGCAATCGCTGGAATTGGCCGGCAATGCACTAA
- the ubiU gene encoding ubiquinone anaerobic biosynthesis protein UbiU: MTETIGYQRPELVCPAGTPAGLRTAVDAGADAVYCGLQNETNARNFPGLNFTPVELEQSLAYAHARGAKVLLAVNTFPPAGRFDLWRDAIDLAARLGVDAVIVADIGVADYAAQAHPALRLHLSVQAGASSPEAIRFYCQEFGVKRVVLPRMLTVAEIAALHREIPCEIEAFIFGNIGMMAEGRCSLTNYVTGVSTNMDGVCSPAADVRYEQDARHTLTTKLGPVVIDRFIRGESAGYPTICKGRYLCSAKKDPYYAFEEPVSLNLSALLPDLMRAGVTALKIEGRQRSRAYVKDVVCAFRKAVDDLMAGGDAAFASLLALTEGRRETEGTFRTKRWR, encoded by the coding sequence ATGACAGAAACGATCGGCTATCAGCGACCCGAGCTGGTCTGTCCGGCCGGCACGCCGGCGGGTTTGCGCACCGCGGTCGATGCCGGCGCCGATGCCGTCTATTGCGGACTGCAGAATGAGACCAACGCGCGCAATTTTCCGGGATTGAATTTCACGCCGGTCGAACTCGAACAGTCGCTGGCCTATGCCCATGCCCGCGGTGCCAAGGTGCTGCTGGCGGTCAACACATTCCCGCCGGCCGGACGTTTCGATCTATGGCGCGACGCCATCGATCTCGCCGCGCGGCTCGGCGTCGATGCAGTCATCGTTGCCGATATCGGCGTCGCCGATTATGCGGCGCAGGCGCATCCGGCCTTGCGCCTGCATCTCTCGGTGCAGGCCGGCGCCTCCTCGCCGGAGGCCATCCGTTTTTACTGCCAGGAGTTCGGCGTCAAGCGCGTGGTGCTGCCGCGCATGCTGACGGTCGCCGAAATCGCCGCGCTGCACCGGGAGATACCGTGCGAGATCGAGGCTTTCATCTTCGGCAACATCGGCATGATGGCTGAAGGCCGCTGCAGCCTGACCAATTACGTTACCGGCGTGTCCACCAACATGGACGGCGTCTGTTCACCCGCCGCCGACGTGCGCTACGAGCAAGACGCCCGCCATACGCTGACAACGAAGCTGGGCCCGGTGGTGATCGACCGTTTTATCCGCGGCGAGAGCGCCGGCTATCCGACCATCTGCAAGGGCCGCTATCTCTGCAGTGCCAAGAAAGATCCCTACTACGCCTTCGAAGAGCCGGTCAGCCTCAACCTATCGGCGTTACTGCCGGACCTGATGCGCGCCGGCGTCACCGCGCTCAAGATCGAAGGTCGTCAACGCAGCCGCGCCTATGTCAAGGACGTGGTTTGCGCCTTTCGCAAAGCCGTCGACGATCTGATGGCTGGCGGCGACGCCGCCTTTGCCAGCCTTCTGGCGCTCACCGAAGGGCGGCGCGAGACCGAGGGCACCTTCCGGACCAAGCGATGGAGATAA
- the ubiT gene encoding ubiquinone anaerobic biosynthesis accessory factor UbiT, with protein sequence MPLALLQPVLNRIATHVAGARPELFDRLGPHAGKRFLIDPVDFPFVLVLTPERKAPRLNAHRRHERPAHDAAIAGTFANLLDMIDGTLDGDAMFFSRDLAVSGDTEAIVALRNALDDFEGSALAAAIGSFGPFAGPASFVLSGFRASRGAGS encoded by the coding sequence GTGCCTCTGGCGCTCCTGCAACCTGTTCTCAATCGCATCGCAACGCATGTGGCCGGGGCGCGCCCCGAACTGTTCGACCGGCTCGGTCCTCATGCCGGCAAACGCTTCCTGATCGATCCGGTCGATTTTCCTTTTGTGCTGGTGCTGACGCCCGAGCGCAAAGCGCCGCGTCTCAACGCGCATCGCCGTCACGAGCGTCCGGCGCACGATGCCGCCATCGCCGGCACTTTCGCCAACCTGCTCGACATGATCGACGGCACGCTGGATGGCGACGCCATGTTCTTCTCGCGCGATCTTGCCGTCAGCGGCGATACCGAGGCGATCGTCGCGCTGCGCAACGCGCTGGACGACTTCGAAGGCAGCGCGCTCGCCGCCGCCATCGGCAGCTTCGGTCCTTTCGCCGGGCCGGCATCCTTCGTGCTGTCCGGCTTCCGCGCATCACGAGGGGCAGGTTCATGA
- a CDS encoding hydantoinase B/oxoprolinase family protein, which produces MAKRATNKQADKPKKQAAAKAGTWDFWIDRGGTFTDIVGRRPDGKLIAHKLLSENPEAYTDAAVQGIRDLLGLKADDAIPPATVGAVKMGTTVATNALLERKGDRTLLLITKGFRDALKIGYQARPKIFALEIVKPELLYERVAEIDERVRADGTVEREPDLAAASAELEAAKKDGIDAVAIVLMHAYRFPEHEERLAKLARDMGFAQVSVSHEVSPLIKLVGRGDTTVVDAYLSPILRRYVSRVTTALDTRTSGARLMFMMSSGGLTAAELFQGKDAILSGPAGGVVSMAETGKQAGFDRLIGFDMGGTSTDVSHFDGEYERAFETEVAGVRMRAPMMLIHTVAAGGGSILHYDGSRFRVGPDSAGANPGPACYRRGGPLAVTDANVMTGKLLPDFFPKIFGPQQDQPLDADAVKKSFADMASEVGSKAPEEIADGFIKIAVENMANAIKKISVQRGYDVTRYALNCFGGAGGQHACLVADALGMTKVLIHPFSSLLSAYGMGLADIRATREQAIELPWGAKALAALKKTGAGLGKTVKEEVISQGVPAAKIKVIQRAHIRYAGTDTALIVEAGPLPAMQRAFEKAHKARFGFIDRNKQLVIEAISVEAIGGGAKFAEKAARRTAAKLPKPAKATRFYSNGAWHQAKVYTRDQLKIGAKVKGAAIIIEPHQTIVVEPGWEAELTPKNHLVLSRRQKLKRVHAIGTHADPVMLEVFNNLFMSIAEQMGVSLQNTAYSVNIKERLDFSCAVFAADGTLVANAPHMPVHLGSMDRSVETIIRDNKGKIAPGDVYAINAPYNGGTHLPDITVCTPVFDDKKKTILFWVASRGHHADVGGISPGSMSPNATTIEQEGVYIDNFKLVDRGKFREAALMDLLTGAKYPARNPIQNVNDLKAQIAANERGVAELRKMVDQFTLPVVKAYMKHVQDNAAESVRRVIDRIHDSEFEYPMDQGMVIKVKISVDKKKREATVDFTGTSPQQPSNFNAPEPVTRAAVLYVFRMMVADDIPMNAGCLRPVNIIVPPKSMLTPEYPAAVVAGNVEVSQAVTNCLFGALNALACAQGTMNNLNFGNDTYQYYETICSGSPAGPGFNGTDAVHTHMTNTRLTDPEILEFRYPVLLEDFHIRKGSGGKGKWHAGDGIRRTIRFLEKMDCTILSGHRRVPPFGLEGGESGQVGENWARRKDGTMAKLEGCDATVIDANEAIIIQTPTAGGYGKA; this is translated from the coding sequence ATGGCCAAGCGGGCGACGAATAAACAGGCGGACAAGCCGAAGAAACAGGCAGCGGCAAAGGCCGGGACCTGGGATTTCTGGATCGATCGCGGCGGCACCTTTACCGACATTGTCGGCCGCCGGCCGGACGGCAAACTGATTGCGCACAAGCTGCTATCTGAAAATCCGGAAGCCTATACCGACGCAGCGGTGCAGGGCATTCGCGACCTGCTCGGGCTCAAGGCCGATGATGCCATTCCGCCGGCAACGGTTGGTGCCGTCAAGATGGGCACCACGGTCGCCACCAATGCGCTGCTCGAGCGCAAGGGCGACCGCACGCTGTTGCTCATCACCAAGGGTTTCCGCGACGCGCTGAAGATCGGCTATCAGGCGCGGCCGAAGATCTTTGCACTGGAGATCGTCAAGCCCGAACTACTCTATGAACGCGTCGCCGAGATTGACGAGCGCGTGCGCGCCGACGGCACCGTCGAGCGTGAGCCGGACCTCGCTGCCGCCAGCGCCGAACTCGAAGCCGCGAAGAAGGACGGCATCGACGCGGTCGCCATTGTGCTGATGCATGCCTACCGCTTCCCCGAACACGAGGAGCGCCTCGCCAAACTGGCGCGCGACATGGGCTTCGCACAGGTCTCGGTGAGCCACGAAGTGTCGCCGCTGATCAAGCTGGTCGGCCGTGGCGACACCACGGTGGTGGACGCTTATCTGTCGCCGATCCTGCGCCGCTATGTGTCGCGCGTGACCACCGCACTCGATACGAGAACCTCCGGCGCGCGGCTGATGTTCATGATGTCCTCCGGCGGCCTAACCGCCGCCGAGCTGTTTCAGGGCAAGGACGCTATCCTGTCCGGGCCAGCGGGCGGTGTGGTGTCGATGGCCGAGACCGGCAAGCAGGCCGGTTTCGACCGCCTGATCGGATTCGACATGGGCGGCACCTCGACCGATGTGTCGCACTTTGATGGCGAATACGAACGCGCCTTCGAGACCGAGGTCGCCGGCGTGCGCATGCGCGCGCCGATGATGCTCATTCATACCGTCGCCGCCGGCGGCGGCTCCATCCTGCATTATGACGGTTCGCGCTTCCGCGTCGGCCCCGACAGTGCAGGCGCCAATCCGGGTCCGGCCTGCTATCGCCGCGGCGGACCGCTCGCCGTCACCGACGCCAATGTCATGACCGGCAAGCTGCTCCCGGACTTCTTCCCGAAGATTTTCGGCCCGCAGCAGGACCAGCCGCTCGATGCCGACGCGGTGAAGAAGTCGTTCGCCGACATGGCGTCCGAGGTCGGCAGCAAGGCGCCCGAAGAAATTGCCGACGGCTTCATCAAGATCGCCGTCGAGAACATGGCCAACGCCATCAAGAAAATTTCCGTGCAGCGCGGCTATGACGTGACGCGCTATGCGCTGAATTGTTTCGGCGGCGCCGGCGGCCAGCATGCCTGCCTGGTCGCCGATGCGCTCGGCATGACCAAGGTGCTGATCCATCCGTTCTCGTCGCTGCTGTCGGCCTATGGCATGGGCCTTGCCGATATCCGCGCCACGCGAGAACAGGCGATCGAACTGCCATGGGGCGCCAAGGCGCTGGCCGCGCTCAAGAAGACCGGTGCCGGGCTTGGCAAGACGGTGAAAGAGGAAGTCATCAGCCAGGGCGTGCCGGCGGCAAAGATCAAGGTGATCCAGCGCGCGCATATCCGCTACGCCGGCACCGACACGGCGCTGATCGTCGAAGCCGGCCCCCTGCCCGCGATGCAACGCGCCTTCGAGAAAGCGCACAAGGCCCGCTTCGGCTTCATCGACCGCAACAAGCAACTCGTCATCGAAGCCATCTCGGTCGAGGCCATTGGCGGCGGCGCCAAATTCGCCGAAAAAGCGGCGCGGCGCACTGCGGCCAAGCTGCCGAAGCCAGCCAAGGCGACACGCTTCTATTCGAACGGCGCCTGGCATCAAGCCAAAGTCTATACCCGCGATCAGTTGAAGATCGGCGCCAAGGTAAAGGGCGCGGCGATCATCATCGAGCCGCACCAGACCATCGTTGTCGAGCCCGGCTGGGAAGCCGAGTTGACGCCGAAGAACCATCTGGTGCTGTCGCGCCGGCAAAAGCTCAAGCGCGTCCATGCCATCGGCACCCATGCCGATCCGGTGATGCTGGAAGTCTTCAACAACCTGTTCATGTCGATCGCCGAGCAGATGGGCGTGTCGCTGCAGAACACCGCCTACTCCGTCAACATCAAGGAGCGACTCGACTTCTCCTGTGCCGTGTTCGCCGCCGACGGTACGCTGGTCGCCAATGCGCCGCACATGCCGGTGCATCTGGGCTCGATGGATCGCTCGGTCGAGACCATCATCCGCGACAACAAAGGCAAGATCGCGCCGGGCGACGTCTATGCCATCAACGCGCCCTATAACGGCGGCACGCATCTGCCAGACATCACCGTCTGCACGCCGGTCTTTGATGACAAGAAGAAGACCATCCTGTTCTGGGTGGCCTCGCGCGGCCACCACGCCGATGTTGGCGGCATCTCGCCCGGCTCGATGTCGCCGAACGCAACGACCATCGAGCAGGAAGGCGTCTATATCGACAATTTCAAGCTGGTCGATCGCGGCAAATTCCGCGAGGCGGCGCTGATGGACCTTCTGACCGGCGCCAAATATCCGGCGCGCAATCCGATTCAGAACGTCAACGACCTCAAGGCGCAAATCGCCGCCAACGAGCGCGGCGTCGCCGAACTGCGCAAGATGGTCGATCAGTTCACGCTTCCCGTGGTCAAGGCCTACATGAAGCACGTGCAGGATAATGCGGCGGAGAGCGTGCGCCGCGTCATCGACCGCATCCACGATTCCGAGTTCGAATACCCGATGGACCAAGGCATGGTCATCAAGGTGAAGATCTCGGTCGACAAAAAGAAGCGCGAGGCGACCGTCGATTTCACCGGCACCTCGCCGCAGCAACCCAGCAACTTCAACGCACCGGAGCCGGTGACGCGCGCCGCGGTGCTCTACGTGTTCCGCATGATGGTGGCCGACGACATTCCGATGAATGCCGGCTGCCTGCGGCCGGTCAACATCATCGTGCCGCCGAAGTCGATGCTGACGCCGGAATATCCGGCAGCCGTCGTCGCCGGCAATGTCGAGGTGTCGCAGGCCGTGACCAACTGCCTGTTCGGCGCGCTGAATGCGCTGGCCTGCGCGCAGGGCACCATGAACAATCTCAATTTCGGCAACGACACGTATCAATACTACGAAACCATCTGCTCGGGCTCGCCGGCCGGTCCCGGCTTCAACGGCACCGACGCCGTCCACACGCACATGACCAACACCCGCCTCACCGATCCGGAAATTCTCGAATTCCGTTATCCGGTGCTGCTCGAGGATTTCCACATCCGCAAGGGTTCTGGCGGCAAGGGTAAGTGGCACGCCGGCGACGGCATTCGCCGCACCATCCGCTTTCTCGAGAAGATGGATTGCACCATCCTGTCCGGCCACCGCCGCGTACCGCCCTTCGGCCTCGAAGGCGGCGAAAGCGGTCAGGTCGGCGAGAACTGGGCCCGCCGAAAGGATGGGACCATGGCGAAGCTCGAGGGCTGCGACGCCACGGTGATCGATGCCAATGAGGCGATCATCATCCAGACGCCGACGGCAGGCGGATACGGTAAGGCGTGA
- a CDS encoding winged helix DNA-binding protein yields MGTRAARAGNAGRARAAGTSKAERAGAVSVGPIVSSAHLASGVMPVLSELEFGMILLDHAFERWMVRCIAAAGVPDLSPLDVLVLHTIAHRGRAKRVADICLVLNIEDTHLVTYSLKKLDSHKLLLSGKRGSEKTVSLTPKGEEVVQRYRKIREALLVQSVKSAGMDDKRLSEIAALMRALSGHYDQAARAAASL; encoded by the coding sequence ATGGGGACACGCGCGGCAAGGGCCGGCAACGCCGGCAGGGCGAGGGCCGCCGGAACGAGCAAGGCCGAGAGGGCCGGTGCCGTTTCGGTCGGGCCGATCGTATCGTCGGCGCATCTGGCGTCCGGCGTCATGCCGGTTCTCTCCGAACTCGAATTCGGCATGATCCTGCTCGATCATGCCTTCGAGCGCTGGATGGTACGCTGCATCGCCGCCGCCGGCGTGCCCGATTTGTCGCCACTCGATGTCCTTGTTTTGCACACCATCGCCCATCGCGGCCGCGCCAAGCGCGTCGCCGACATCTGTTTGGTGCTCAACATCGAAGACACGCATCTCGTGACTTATTCGCTGAAAAAACTCGACAGCCACAAGCTGCTCCTGAGCGGCAAACGCGGCAGTGAAAAGACCGTGAGCCTGACGCCGAAAGGCGAGGAGGTCGTGCAGCGTTACCGCAAGATCCGCGAAGCGCTTCTGGTCCAGTCGGTGAAGAGCGCCGGCATGGACGACAAGCGCCTGTCTGAAATCGCCGCGCTGATGCGGGCGCTGTCCGGTCACTACGACCAGGCCGCGCGCGCCGCCGCAAGTTTGTGA
- a CDS encoding TRAP transporter small permease translates to MRIALDRLYLWSGYAAGFFMVAIFAIMMVMSLGREFDINIPAGDDFASWCMAAMAFLGLAHTFKKGEMIRVGLVVEKVTGKKRWAVEVLALGISTVFTLYFAWFACRMTYDSFRFHDMSTGVISVPLWIPQLGYAAGLVILSIALLDEIVHVLRGNKPSYEKEPPTTPDEFVERVASGGAG, encoded by the coding sequence ATGCGCATCGCATTGGATAGGCTTTATTTGTGGTCCGGCTACGCCGCCGGCTTCTTCATGGTGGCGATCTTCGCGATCATGATGGTCATGTCGCTCGGCCGCGAATTCGATATCAACATCCCCGCCGGCGATGACTTCGCCTCCTGGTGCATGGCGGCGATGGCCTTCCTCGGTCTCGCGCACACCTTCAAGAAGGGCGAGATGATCCGCGTCGGTCTCGTCGTGGAGAAGGTGACCGGCAAGAAGCGCTGGGCCGTCGAGGTGCTCGCGCTCGGCATCTCGACCGTCTTCACGCTTTATTTCGCCTGGTTTGCCTGCCGGATGACTTATGACTCCTTCCGCTTTCACGACATGTCGACGGGCGTCATCTCGGTACCGCTGTGGATTCCGCAGCTCGGCTACGCCGCGGGTCTTGTCATCCTTTCCATCGCCTTGCTCGACGAAATAGTTCACGTCCTCCGCGGCAACAAGCCGAGTTACGAAAAGGAGCCACCGACGACGCCCGATGAATTCGTCGAACGCGTCGCATCCGGGGGGGCCGGCTGA
- a CDS encoding TRAP transporter large permease yields MSLPLTDLALILLAALVFILGSGVWIAVAIGIVGYIAMMLTTSVPVGAVLATTVWSSSASWALAALPLFIWMGEILFRTRLSEEMFRGLSPWLQWLPGRLVHVNVVGCGIFAAVSGSSAATCATIGKIALPELEKRGYDPGLSLGSLAGSGTLGLLIPPSIPMVVYAVTANVSVLQVFLAGFLPGVLVMVLYSGYIIGWSLLNPSKVPPRDPPMPFKEKLRQSTKLIPCLTLILAVFLALVFGFATATECAAWGVSGALILAWWSGTLTRKTFFESVMSATRLTCMIMFILAGAAFATAAMAYTGIPAALAEWVKGQNLTPSMLALYLSIMYIILGCLIDGISMIVLTAVVVLPMVQQAGLDLIWFGIYLILHVEMAQITPPVGFNLFVLQNMSGKDTMTVARAAFPFFILLLAAVFIITEFPQIALVLPQMAFPPR; encoded by the coding sequence ATGTCCCTGCCACTCACCGATCTGGCGCTGATCCTGCTGGCAGCGCTTGTCTTCATTCTCGGCAGCGGTGTCTGGATCGCCGTCGCCATCGGCATCGTCGGCTACATCGCCATGATGCTGACCACCTCCGTCCCGGTCGGCGCGGTGCTGGCAACGACGGTGTGGAGTTCGAGCGCCTCATGGGCGCTGGCCGCCTTGCCGCTGTTCATCTGGATGGGCGAAATCCTGTTCCGTACGCGCCTCTCCGAGGAGATGTTCCGCGGCCTGTCGCCGTGGCTGCAATGGCTGCCGGGCCGGCTGGTGCATGTGAATGTCGTCGGCTGCGGCATCTTTGCGGCCGTATCCGGCTCGTCGGCCGCGACCTGCGCCACCATCGGCAAGATCGCGCTGCCTGAACTGGAAAAACGCGGCTACGATCCGGGGCTGAGCCTCGGTTCGCTGGCCGGCTCGGGCACGCTGGGTCTGCTCATTCCGCCGTCGATACCGATGGTGGTCTATGCCGTGACTGCCAACGTCTCGGTGCTGCAGGTCTTCCTCGCCGGCTTCCTGCCGGGCGTGCTCGTGATGGTGCTGTACTCGGGCTACATCATCGGCTGGTCGCTGCTCAATCCGTCGAAGGTGCCGCCGCGCGATCCGCCGATGCCGTTCAAGGAAAAGCTGCGGCAGTCGACCAAACTCATTCCCTGCCTGACGCTGATCCTCGCGGTGTTCCTTGCTCTCGTCTTCGGCTTTGCCACGGCTACCGAATGCGCGGCCTGGGGCGTCTCGGGTGCGCTGATCCTCGCCTGGTGGAGCGGTACGCTGACGCGCAAGACGTTCTTTGAAAGCGTCATGAGCGCGACCCGGCTGACCTGCATGATCATGTTCATCCTGGCCGGCGCGGCTTTTGCCACCGCTGCGATGGCCTATACCGGCATCCCGGCCGCGCTCGCCGAGTGGGTGAAGGGCCAGAACCTGACGCCGAGCATGCTCGCGCTGTACCTGTCCATCATGTACATCATCCTCGGCTGTCTGATCGACGGCATCTCGATGATCGTGCTGACGGCGGTGGTGGTGCTGCCGATGGTTCAGCAGGCCGGCCTCGATCTCATCTGGTTCGGCATCTATCTCATCCTTCACGTCGAGATGGCGCAGATCACGCCGCCCGTCGGGTTCAATTTGTTCGTGCTGCAAAACATGAGCGGCAAGGACACGATGACGGTGGCAAGGGCGGCGTTCCCGTTCTTTATTCTGCTGCTCGCCGCCGTGTTCATCATTACGGAATTCCCTCAAATCGCTCTCGTGCTGCCGCAAATGGCGTTCCCGCCCCGTTGA
- a CDS encoding TRAP transporter substrate-binding protein: MTRTAALGMLAAAAFSVQPAVAQTKWNLPAAYPADNPHSVNLTMFAKDVAAATGNKLEITVHPGASLFKAPDIKRAVQTGQAQVGEVLISIHENEDPVFGIDVVPFLATSFSDAKKLWAASKPAVEKKLASQGLMVLFAVPWAPQGIYTKKDLNTVEDMKGLKWRAYNVGTARIGELVGAQSVTVQAAELPQALATGVVNSFMSSGGTGYDSKVWETLTNFYDVQAWLPKDITFVNKAAFDALDKPTQEAVLKAAATAEDRGWKMWEEKTNWYLDQLKAKGMKVAPPSDALKAGLKKLGEQLTADWKKKAGADGEAIIAAYEKK, from the coding sequence ATGACCCGTACCGCCGCGCTCGGCATGCTCGCGGCCGCCGCGTTCAGCGTTCAGCCGGCCGTCGCCCAAACCAAGTGGAATTTGCCGGCCGCTTATCCGGCCGATAATCCGCACAGCGTCAACCTGACCATGTTCGCCAAGGACGTGGCGGCTGCGACAGGCAACAAGCTTGAAATCACCGTTCACCCGGGCGCGTCGCTGTTCAAGGCGCCGGATATCAAGCGCGCGGTGCAGACCGGGCAGGCTCAGGTCGGCGAGGTGCTGATCTCGATTCATGAAAACGAAGATCCGGTGTTCGGCATCGACGTCGTGCCGTTCCTCGCCACCAGCTTCTCGGATGCCAAGAAACTCTGGGCCGCCTCGAAGCCGGCCGTCGAAAAGAAGCTCGCGTCGCAGGGGCTGATGGTGCTGTTCGCAGTGCCGTGGGCGCCGCAAGGCATCTACACCAAGAAGGACCTCAACACCGTCGAAGACATGAAGGGCCTCAAGTGGCGCGCCTACAATGTCGGCACCGCGCGAATCGGCGAACTGGTCGGGGCCCAATCGGTGACCGTGCAGGCCGCTGAACTGCCGCAGGCGCTGGCGACCGGCGTCGTCAATTCGTTCATGTCGTCGGGCGGCACCGGCTACGACTCGAAGGTTTGGGAAACGCTGACGAACTTCTACGACGTCCAGGCCTGGCTGCCGAAGGACATCACCTTCGTCAACAAGGCGGCCTTCGATGCGCTCGACAAGCCGACGCAGGAAGCCGTGCTGAAGGCTGCTGCTACTGCTGAAGACCGCGGCTGGAAGATGTGGGAAGAGAAGACCAACTGGTATCTTGATCAGCTCAAGGCCAAGGGCATGAAGGTGGCGCCGCCGAGCGATGCGCTCAAGGCCGGCCTCAAGAAGCTTGGCGAACAGCTTACCGCCGACTGGAAGAAGAAGGCGGGCGCGGATGGCGAAGCCATCATTGCCGCTTACGAGAAGAAGTAA
- a CDS encoding DUF3309 family protein, giving the protein MSIGTIILIILVIALLGGFSGIGGGPFYGTGYYGGGGLGLVIIVLLILVLMGRL; this is encoded by the coding sequence ATGTCTATCGGCACAATCATTCTGATTATTCTCGTTATCGCCCTGCTCGGTGGCTTCTCCGGCATCGGCGGCGGCCCGTTCTACGGCACCGGCTATTATGGCGGTGGCGGTCTGGGCCTCGTCATCATCGTGCTGCTGATCCTCGTCCTGATGGGACGGCTGTAG
- a CDS encoding OmpA family protein, giving the protein MQRAPQGNRPAAAAPPPPTQSRNASDFIRRGDQGPQRNFDDIRRERRETRDGSRTIITEGDRTIVRDGSRTIIRHNEADRFAIDARDVRVTRRGNDTISIIVRPDGTQIVTTTAGDGRLLRRVRRDRGGREVVIIDNRFAGPRPGYFVDVPPPRWRGPPDRYILDGRRADRNAIFALFLAPPIERIERRYTLDEVRYSEPLRAYMPRVDLDVHFPTGSWQITTDQIDQLAAIADGINRAIQKNPREVFMIEGHTDAVGAAEDNLSLSDRRAEAVAVALTEQFQVPPENLVTQGYGEQYLKVQTDGPSEENRRVAVRRITPLIDQQAGR; this is encoded by the coding sequence GTGCAGCGTGCGCCGCAGGGCAATCGTCCGGCTGCCGCAGCGCCGCCGCCGCCGACGCAGTCCCGCAACGCCAGCGATTTCATCCGCCGTGGCGATCAGGGCCCGCAACGCAACTTCGACGACATCCGCCGCGAGCGCCGTGAAACGCGCGACGGCAGTCGTACGATCATCACCGAGGGCGATCGCACCATCGTTCGTGACGGCAGTCGCACCATCATCCGTCACAACGAGGCCGACCGCTTCGCCATTGACGCCCGCGATGTGCGCGTAACCCGGCGTGGCAACGACACGATCAGCATCATTGTGCGTCCCGACGGTACGCAGATCGTCACCACCACGGCCGGCGATGGCCGTCTGCTCCGCCGTGTGCGGCGCGACCGTGGCGGCCGCGAGGTGGTCATCATCGACAATCGTTTCGCCGGCCCGCGGCCGGGATACTTCGTCGACGTGCCGCCCCCGCGCTGGCGCGGTCCGCCGGACCGTTACATCCTCGACGGCCGCCGTGCCGACCGCAATGCAATCTTCGCGCTGTTCCTGGCGCCACCGATCGAGCGGATCGAACGCCGCTATACGCTCGATGAAGTGCGCTACAGCGAGCCGCTACGCGCCTACATGCCGCGTGTCGATCTCGATGTTCACTTCCCGACCGGCTCGTGGCAGATCACGACCGATCAGATCGACCAGCTGGCGGCGATCGCCGACGGCATCAACCGTGCGATCCAGAAGAACCCGCGCGAAGTGTTCATGATCGAAGGCCATACCGACGCCGTTGGCGCGGCCGAAGATAACCTGTCTCTGTCCGACCGCCGCGCCGAGGCGGTGGCGGTGGCGCTGACCGAGCAATTCCAGGTGCCGCCGGAGAATCTGGTCACGCAGGGCTACGGCGAACAATATCTGAAGGTGCAGACCGACGGACCTTCGGAAGAGAACCGCCGCGTTGCTGTGCGCCGCATCACGCCGCTGATCGACCAACAGGCCGGCCGGTAA